The region TTCACCGCTTGCGGACCTGACCTTAGCCTCCAGAAAATTGGCCTCACCGATGAAGTCTGCCACGAACCTGGAATTGGGATGGTAGTAAATCTCCCTGGGCGTCCCAATCTGCTCCACCTTTCCCTTGCTCATGATAATGATTTTATCGGAAATGCTCATGGCCTCGGACTGGTCATGTGTCACATAGATGGCCGTAATGCCCACCTTCTGCTGGATTTTACGGATTTCCGTCCTCATAGTGACCCTCAGCTTGGCGTCCAGGTTGCTTAAGGGCTCGTCAAAGAGCAGTACGCTGGGCTCGATGACAAGGGCCCTGGCCAGTGCCACGCGCTGCTGCTGGCCGCCGGAGAGCTGGTTGGTCATGCGGGACTCCATGCCCTCCATCTCCACCAGCTTGAGGATGCTCATGACCCTCTCATAAATCTCCTCCTTGGGGAGCTTGCGTATCTTAAGGCCATAGGCCACATTGTCAAATACATTATAATGGGGCAGAAGGGCGTAGCTCTGAAACACCATGGCCGTATCCCTCTTATTGGGCGTCAGAGCATTGATGGCCTCATCCCCCAGGTAAATATCCCCCTCATCCGGGCTCTCAAATCCCGCGATCATGCGCAGGGTAGTGGTCTTGCCGCATCCCGAAGGCCCCAGAAGTGTCACAAAGCTGCCGGGCTCAATATCCAGGGTGGTATCCTGCACTGCATAGAATTCCTTCCCTGTCTTTGGATCTGTATATATTTTGGAAATGTGTTCCAGACGAACACCTTTTTTCTGTTTATCCATATCAACTTTCCTCCTCGCTATGAGCACTTAGCGTCTGTCTTTTAGACGCTTACGTGCGATGCATGCCACTGGCGCTTGGCGGGCGTCCTTTGACCGCTTAGCGCAGCGGCCCGCTATGAGCACTTAGCGCCTGTCCTTCAGACGCTTACGTGCGATGCATGCCACTGGCGCTTACTCCTGCTTTATCTTCCTGCTGACTCCGAAGAACTTCATCAGGGTATTCATGATAAGTACCGCGCCGTAGGTTATGATAATCAGTACGGTTGCATAGGCGCATGCCACGCCGTAATTGCCCTTCTCAGCCTGCTCATTGATCTGGCAGGTGATGAGTAAGAAGTCAGGCGTCACCAGAAGAATGATGGCCGAAATTGCCGTGATGCTCCGCACAAAGGCCGTCACCAGGCCGCTGAAAAAGGAATCCTTAATCAGAGGAAGCGTTACGGTCATAAACACCTTGGCGGAGTTAGCGCCCATATCGTAGGCGGATTCCTCGATGGACTTGTCAATCTGGCGCAGGGCTGAGATACCGCTCCTGGTGCCGGTGGGAAGGCTTCGCACGATGAATACGATAATCAGGATAAGGCCGGTTCCGTAGAGGCCGCTCATGACGCCGGTCCTGAACAGGCCATTGGCATAACCCCTGATATATCCGATACCCAGCACGGTGCCGGGCACCGCCATAGCCAGCATGGATACGAATTCGATAAATCCCTTGGCCTTAAACCGTTTCTTTACCACCAGGTAAGAGATGACCATGGACAGGAAGGCTGTCAGGGGAGCTGCAATCAGGGACAGGACAAAGGAGTCCTTAAAAGCCTTAAGTCCGCTGGTCTTAAACATGTACTGGAACCATTTAAGGCTCAGGCTGTAATCCCTGCCCCAAAGGGTGAACAGCGCGCCAAAGGGCACCATAATGTACATCAGCATGACAAAGACTGACACGGCGCCGCAGAAAATGGTCAGGGGAACCGTTACGCTCTTATCCTCTATGAGCATCCTCATGCGGGAAGCCTTTCCCGTAAGGGTGGCTGCGGTTTTCTTCTCCAGATAATACTTCTGGATCAGGAACAGGACCACGGTCAGGGACAAAAGCACTACGGACATGGCCGCGGCTCCGGTGGAGTCATAGGCTCCTGTCACCTGCAGATAGATGGTGGTGGCCAGTGTGTCGTAGGAACCTCCAATCAGCATGGGGTTGGCAAAATCCGCCACAGACTCGATAAAGGTTACCAGGAATGCATTGCCCAGTCCGGGAAGAAGAAGGGGAAATGTAACGCTGGTAAACACCTTCCACCGGGTAGCTCCCATGTCCCTGGTCGCCTCTTCCAGGGAGGGATCGATATTCTTTAAGAGTCCCTTAAGCATCAGATAGCATACGGGGAAAAAGGTCAGCGTCTGCACAATGGCGATTCCCTTAAGCCCGTATACATTGGAATCATAGATTCCCAACAGGGATCGGGTGATGATGCCGCTTCGTCCAAACAGCATAATCATGGACAGTGACAGCACAAAAGGAGGGGAAACCACGGGAAGCATGGAAACCATGGCAAACAGCTTCTCAAGCACCTTTGTCTTAAGCTTTACATACACCTCCACATAGGCGAACAGCAGACCGATGGCAGTGGATGCGATTCCCGTAATCATGCCTAACACCAGGGTGTTTTTAAAAGCCTTCTGGAACCGCTCCAGGCTCAGCACCCTCCCGAATACCTCCAGGGTAATCTTACCTTCCGAATAAAAGCTGTCTACCAGCAGCATCAGAAGGGGGTACAGGATGAACAATGCCAGGAATACCAGCAGTACCACAATCATGCTTACCAGTATGGGGTCTGAAAAAAATTTCTTGCGCTCCAGATCAGCGCTCTGTTTTCTGGCCACAATGAGGCCCCCTTTCCCGAGGAATTCTTTCCTCTTGATTTCTTACAGTCCTTTCTGCCAAGCCAGGACCATAATGTAACAAATGCTGCGTAATGAATGATGACAACCATTACGCAGCACCCGTTTGCAAGCTCACACTACATTACGTTTCCAAGTGCCGGACACCGGCAGGAGCCCTGCCTATTCTGTCAAGAAACGGCTGGAGTCCGCGCTGTCGGAGGAGCTTCCAAGAGCTGCGAAGAAGTCCTCTACATACTTGGCACTGTTTTCCTTTGCATCCTCAAAATCATAGTCAATGGTATTGTTCATATCCAGACCAAATTTCGTAGCTTCCTCAGGCTGGGTGGCATTGCTTAATACCAGGAACTGATAGGAGCCGTTCTCCTTGGCGTGGTCCACACAGTCAGGAGACAAAGCATATTCAATCCACAGCTTGGCTGCGTTTGGATGTGCGCATCCGTTGAAGATGGCGGTAGCGCCTACCTCAAAGGAGGTTCCGTCCTCAGGAACGATCAGCTGGATATTGTCATAGCCCTGAAGAATCTGGTAAATGCCGTCATGAAGGAATCCGATACCGATTACGCACTCGCCCGGGCCTACCATCTTGGATGGGCCGGAACCGGACTTGGTGTACTGGGAAATGTTCTTGTCCAGGACCTTGAAATACTCCATGGCCTCGTCATGTCCCTTCATCTGAACCATGGTGTTGATGAGCAGTTTTGCCGTACCGGCCGTGTTGGGGTTGGACAGCATGATGAGTCCCTTGTACTCTTCCTTGGTCAGGTCATCCCATGTCTTGGGCGCCTCCAGGCCCAGGCGGTCCAGTTCTTCCGTATTGACCATGAAGCCCAGGATGCCCTTGTAGATGCCGTACCAGCAGTTGGTCGGATCCTTGTACTGGTCGCCAATCAGGTTCTTGGCATTGATGGCGTCATACTCCATCAGAAGGCCGTCAGCTACTGCCTCGTTATAGGGGTCTGTGGTTCCGCCGAACCATACGTCGGCAGATGGTTTGCCGGCTTCCTCGGATATCTTGGTATAAACCTCTGATGTGGAAAGTCTCTGGTATTTTGTCTTGATTCCGTACAGCTTCTCAAAATTCTGGCAGGCGGCAGACAGATATTCCTCCTCGCAGGAACCGTATACAGTCAGTTCGCCTTCGGCCTTGGCCGCCTTGATGAGGGCATCCATATCCCCGCCCGCAGCCTCAGCCGCCGTGGTTTCTGCCGCGTCATCCCTGCTCTCCTCCTTTGCAGCCTCCGTAGCAGCTGCCGTGGTGGTCTCAGGCGCGGCCGTGGTTTCTGCCGCCTTGTTACCGCCTCCGCAGGCAGTAAGGCTTAAAGCCATGGAGCATGCCAACAAAAGTGCCAGTTTTTTCTTCATAATAATACCCTCCTTCTCATTTCTGATGATTTCATCATAGCAGAAAAGAAGGAGGGTAAAAACCGCATTTCAAGTAATTTTGTCGTGATTTCTGAACATGTCTACTGTTTTTTTATCTAATATACACAACCATATCTATTTACAGACAGGCATCCAGCATTCCCAGCAGCTCCAGGGCGCTTCTGCCCATACGGCGGGCATATTCCTCACTTACGGACTCCGCAAAGGAAAGGGGGAAGAATTCGCCCTCCTCCTGAAAATCAGCGGGCGCGGAGGCGTGAATGGAAGTCACTTTAAACCCTTCCGACGTGCGGACACAGGTGGATGTAAAGCGCACTCCCATGGCAAAGTTCCTGCCGTCGGGAAGTGTGCGCACCACAGTAAGCCTGCCCTGCATGACGCCGCAGGCAGCCCTTTGCGTGTATTGTTCCGATATATAAAAACATTCTAACACATTCCTGTTAAAATAAAAAGGAGAATACCATTCCCCTTTTTAATACCACTCTTTTACGCTCTCTTCCTTTTCACCGTCACATAAAAGCAGTTCATCCCATCCCTGTACTCCACTCCAATCCTGGCCCTGTGGCTCCTGGCTGTCTCTGCCGCTATGGCCAGTCCCAGGCCATAACCGTTTGTGCTGCTCCTGGCGCTGTCGTCCCTGTAAAACCTTCGGAAAATTAACGTGCGCTTATCTTCAGGTATAGGTTCTCCCTGGCTGCACACCCACAGCCTGGCCCTGTTCCGGCCGGCCGGCTCCAGCCTTACCTCCGCCCGCCCCCTTGGCACGGAATATTTCACCGCGTTGTCCATAAGAGCCTTGATTAACTGTCCCATCCGGGATGGGTTACCCATCATCAGCACATCATCCTCTATCTTATATTCCAGCACCTTCTCCTCCTGATAAAACACAGGTTCAAAGATCAGTATCTTCTCCATAACCAAATCGCTCAGGCTGAACCGGGTAAATTCCCCCTTCCCCGGTACACAGGAATCGTTCCTGGCCAGAAGCAGGAGACTTTCCACCAGGGATCGCATTTCCCTGCACTCCTGGTTCACATGCTCCATCCACTTATCCGCTTCCGCCGATATGCCGGCATACCGCTCCTGCAAAAGCTCCGCATTGGCCGTAATCACGGTCAGCGGTGTCTTTAGCTCGTGGGAAGCGTCCGCCACGAACTGCTTCTGCATGCGGACAGACTCCTCCACCGGCTTCACGGCCCACCGGGAAAAGAAATAGGACAGCGCGAAGAATCCCAGCCAGATAGCCACACAGGCCATGGCGCCGTATTTCATGACTCCGTTTCTCAATGAATCCTCATAGGTGGTATCTGCAAATGCAATCATATGACCTGCGGGCTGGCTGATCCTTAAATATCTCAGATGATACGCGTCCAGTATCCCCATGTCCTCCTCCCCGGTCATGCCCAGCACAGCCATCTGCTCCAGGTATTCCGGTTCCCAGTAAGCATCGTATCCTTCCCCCAGCGTCACCGCGCCGTCCTCCCCCACCAGAACAGTGACGAACGGAATCCTGGCCGGAGACATGGCGGCAAATATCAGGGACTGCTCCTCCCCGGACACCACCCTGGACAGGGCCAGGCTTCCCTGGTCATTTACCCTGTGCTTCACCACAGAGGTCACCGCACAGAAGGTTATCCCTATGACCGCTGTCACCACCAGCATATTATAAATAATAAACTTAAGCCGAAGCCTGCCTATTTCCCTCATTACAGCACCTCCCTGCTGTTCTTTTCCACTATCCTGTATCCCAGCTTGCGTATGGTGACAATCATCACATCCGCCTTGAGGAAATCCAGCTTCTTTCTCAGAAACGATATGTAAATCTCCACATTGTTCTCCACTGCCTCCGCGTCATTTCCCCATACCCTGGACAGAAGGGTTTCCTTGGAAACCACCATATCCCGGTTCACCATCAGAATACGCATGATGTCGTACTCCTTTTTTCCCAGCTGTATGCTTTTTCCAGGCCCTCTTAAGGTATAGTCCGCCTGGCTTAAGGATATGTTTCCCAGGTTCAGGCTTTCGGGTATCATCTCCCCCCTGCGCCTTAAGATGGTCTTCATCACAGCCAGAAGCTCCTGCATGTCAAAGGGCTTTGTCAAATAATAATCAGCGCCGCTTTCCAGCCCCGTCACCCTGTCCTCCAGCTCGCTTTTCGCTGTCAGTATCAGAACGGGAACCTGGCATCCCATTTTTCTGGCTTCCCTTAACAGGGTAATTCCGTCCATTCCCGGCAGCATCAGGTCCAGGACAGCGGCGTCGTAGCCGCCGTCCTTTAGGAGCCAGCAGCCGGTAGTTCCATCCCCGCAGATATCGCAGTCATACCAGTGCTTCAATATATCACGGATGGACTCTGCCAGCCGCCTGTTATCCTCCACAATCAAGACCCGCATCTATATCCTCTCCCTGTTTTGAGTCATGTCTGAAAAATCCACCTGTATTCTCTCTCAATTCGGTACGAACCGCAAGAGAACAGAGGTGGATTTCACAGATAATTCACAAACCCGTATGCGCTTTTACCTGCTGCGTATCTCCCTTCTCATGAAGCTGATGTAGGAAGCGGCGAACACCACAGCCGTCAGCGCCAGCAGGCCCGTCAGATGGGGCCACACTAACAGGCAGCTCTGTCCCAGTGACAGATATCCGGTGATGGCGCCCGACAGCTGCTGGGGCAGGATGATGTTGGTGGAGCGCACCATGGGATTCATGATGGTGGAAACCGCCTCACTGTACAGGTAATAGGGCGACAAACGGTTCAGGCTCATCTGGCAGCTGTAATTGTCCAGAATCTGCCCTGCCGACGCGGTCTGCCCCATGGGAAACAGGGCATTGGCCACAATGCTCACCACCAGCGTCATAAACAGCGCAAAGAAGATCCACAACGCAATCACGATCATGGCTGAGGTAGCTGCATGGCGGCACAGCACGGAACATAGGATGGACAGAGCCAGCCAGAAGCAGATGTAGACAGAGGTGAAAAACAGCAGCACCAGCACCCGCCCCGCTTCCTCGGCAGCAGGCGGCACCCCGGTGGCCAAAAGCCCCACGGCGCCTGCGATAAGTCCCATGGAAAAGACCATGATAAAGATGATTGTGGCGCCGGCCAGGAATTTCCCGTTTATAACCGCATCCCGGTAAACGGGCTGCGCCACCAGGCGGTTTAACGTGCCCTCAGAACGCTCGCTGTTGATGGCGTCAAACCCCAGGCTCAGCCCCACAAAAGGCCCCAGCAGAGCAATGAAGGAGGTAAAAGACGGGATGGAGCTTCCGCTCAGGGTGAACAGCTTCAGGAAAATGTAGCTGGCATCAGACGCAATGGCGTCCGAAAGGCTGGTCAGAGCCCCGTATATGCTGGCGCAGCTGGTCAGCAGAATCAGTCCCAGCACAATCAGGAACCGCTTGCTGCGTATGTGGTCCGACATCTCCTTGCGGTACAGGGCCGTCATGCCGCCCATACCCTTACATGGTCTCACCCGCGCACCTCCATCTGACATATTCTTACCGCTGTTCCCTTCCGAAAGAAAGGAATCCTTTATTTTTCTTTTGATTGAGACCACCATTTTTCTGCTCTCCTTTCTCAAAATATCTGCGGTAAATTTCATCCAGGTCATTCCCCCTCTGTCTTAAGTGGCGCAGGGTGTAGCCCTTCTCCAGTGCCCTGCGGTTTAATTCCCTGCACAGGTCTGCTCTGGAATGGACCACGTAGAAATCGCCGGACCGCTCCACCTGCTCCACATTGCCAAGGCTTCTTAACAGCTCCTCGAATCCGCTGTCATCGGGAAAGGCAGCTGCCTCCAGGGCATAATGCCCTTCACGGCGTATCTGCCCTGCCAGCTCGTCAATTCTTCCGCAGGCAATGAGCCTGCCCTCCACGAAAAGCCCCACCCGGTCGCAAATCTGCTGAATCTGATAAAGCTGGTGGGATGATATGAGAATGGTCCTTTTATCATCCTCCGCCAGGCCGCGTATCAGGGTCATAAGCTCTCTCATTCCTTCCGGGTCGATTCCCAGAGTAGGTTCATCCATGATGACCACCTTCGGGTCCTTCATCAGAACATCAGCGATTCCCAGCCGCTGCCGCATGCCCCGCGAATAGGTTCCCGCCTTCTGGTCGGCTGCCTCCGTCATCCCCACCTTTTCCAGCAGTTCCTCTATCCGCCTGTCTGTCACATCGCCGGGCAGGCCGTTTAGCTGGCCTGTAAACCGAAGATTCTCCCGACCCGTCATGTCGGAATAAAACCCCACATTATCCGGCAGATACCCCACCATCCGTTTGACCTCGATGGCCTGCCTGGCGCAGTCCTTTCCGTCTATGTACGCACTGCCGCCGGTGGGCTCCGTCAGCCCCAGCAGCATAAGGGTGGTGGTGGTCTTTCCGGCTCCGTTTGGTCCCAGCAGCCCGAATATCTCTCCCCGCCGGATTTCCAGTGTCAAATCACAGACCGCTTCCTTCTCCCCGTAGGATTTGGACAGGTGTTCAGTCCATATCATCATTTCTTCCTCATTATCCATAACAATGCCCCCTTTCCAGCGAACGATCCATAAGGACTACCTTCTGCCATATTTGCGGAACACATAGCCCAGGCCTCCGGCCGTACCCAGTATGATGATGACTGCCACCACGCCCCAGACCGTCTTTGTCTTAACCGATACCCTGAAGTCGGCGTTTGACTGGGTCTGCTCGCAGGCTGCCGTAAATGTGTTCACATAGTCCCCCGTGATTGCTTCCGAGGAGGGCTTTACATGGGCAATGACTTCCGTGGTGCTTCCGGCCGGAATGGACGTGATGACGTTGTTCTCCGTATTGTAGGTCACGGTCCAGCCAGTGGGCAGGGATGAGTTAAGGGTCACATTTTCCAGATCCACGTTGCCGGTATTGGTGATGTTAAGCGTCACATCCGAGGTCCGGCCCGCATAGGCGTCAAAGCTCAGGCGGCCATCCGGGGTGGAAACCTTAAGGCCGTAGCTGCCTGTAATGACCACCTTCAGGCTGGTGTCCAATGTCTCCTCTGCCGACACAGCGCTGCAGGATATGTCATATTCCCCTGCCGCAACCCCTTCCGGCGGCGTCACCGACACAGTCATGCCCTTGCTGGCGCCGGACTCCACCTCCAGGGCAGCCACCTTGGCAGTCTCACCGGTGGGGGTAAAGCTTACTCCCCAGCCGGACGGCGCATTGGATGACAAGCTGTAGGACTGTGTCTTAAGCCCGTTGTTAATCAGAGTGGTGCTGAAAGAAAAATTAGTGCCCGTGGTTCCCTCCTGCTGGGGGTACTCCGAAGTAAAGCTTCCCTTTCCCGCATTCATCTCATTTACCATAAACGAGATAGGCAGACTGGCTGTAAGGCCCTCTCCCGCTGACGCCTTCACCTCCACTGTATAGGTTCCCTCTGTCAGCTCCTTTGGAACCGTTACATGAAGGGTCACCTGGGAGCCGTCGTCTCCGTTCTTTACATGGATGCGGCTTACCTGATAGCTGCCGCCCTGGAGATAACCCTCCCATCCCTCAGGCATGGCAGAGACCTCCAGATCCGCATCCAGACTGGCCCCTGTGTGGTTCTCCAGCGTGATGGGAATATTCAGGTTGTCTCCCGGCTTCACGGATATGCCCGGATAGTCCGTATTCAGGTCCAGGCCGCCGGCCCCGTAAACCGTATGAGCACCCATAAATACCAGGAACACAGCCGCCATGAGGACCGCCAGAAGTCCAAACCGCTTACCTGTCCCGCCCTTTCTGATTACCATTGCTTCCTCCATAATTTCCTCCTTTTGCCCGGTACGGGCATCTGTATTTTCTACCAGCTATCATAACGGAGAAACCTTTAGCCAACCTTTAATAAGTTTGAAAATACTGTGAAAAAGCATGGGAACCATGATTCTTCCGAACGCGCCAAAAAGGAGCCCTGCGGTAAGCGCGGCCCCTTATGTACTGGAATGACTGATATATCTTTGTTCTGTACCTGGGTAAATTACGGCTGAATGTCTGATAAAAATGATGGTGTGTATTGATAAGTCCGGGATATATCACCATATTAGATGCGTCAATCACATCCTCCGCTGTCTCCTGTCCGATTCCGCCAATGACTCCGTCCCGGATTAATACGCCCGCACCGTCAGGCAGTCTGTCATCCCCGTCACATGTAACAAGATGCTTAACGTTCTTTACGAGTAAGGTTCCCTTCATGATTACCTCCTGATGTAAATTCATAAACAATCTTTGTCTCATAGACTATATGACTGGTATACTGCCGGCGGCACGGATGTCCACGATGCACCCTCATACGGGTTCAGTATATATGATACCTGGATGCCAAGAATAAATACGGCTCCCCGCTTCTCATCGACCTGGACCATTTCCGTGAAATTATCAATAAATTCGGTTACAGCTTTGGAGACAATGTCCTCTACCGCTTCAGCCGGAAGCTTAAGCTCCTGTGCGGACCGGACCGCGGTGTCTACCGTCTGGAGGGAGACGAGTTTATCATCCAGTCTCCCGGCGGTTCCAGAAAGGACACCGAATCCCTCTTTGAAGAAATCATCCGGCAACTGGAATACAGCGGAGATATACATGTGGTAGGGCGTTTCATCGTAGACCAGGTATTCCAAAAAGCCAGAAAGTGGCAGACCGATTTTCCGGAACTGATGGCTGGTTTCAATGTATCCTATCTTCAGTTTAAGGATTCGGGGTTTGTGGATTACCTGATTCAGAAAGCCAATGAATATGAGCTGAATCCCGGATATCTCTGCATTGAACTGACAAAGAGTTCAAGGGCAGACGATTTCGACACCCTGGCCGGGTGTTTTGAGAAACTGCGGTCATTTGGTTTTCGCATTTCCCTGGATGATTTCGGGATTGCCTACTCCATACTGCTGTTGATCCGAAACCTACCCGTGGGTTCCGTAAAGCTTGACCACTCCTTTACCCTGCTTCAGGGTTATTTCTTTGACCGGCCCATGCCGGCCATCCGCCGCTTGATCTTCAGAGCTTATCCTAGTACAGCATTGCTTAAATATCAGTGATTAAATTACTAATGGTATCCCGGCATATGTCCACTTAAATGGGTGTGCTGTAAGATTGTATTGTTCAATAAAGCGCAGGATGCTTGCTTCCAGTTCTTCTATTGATAGGTAGCTTTTCCGCTTCAGCAGCTTCCGGTTAATGATGCCAAACCATATCTCAATCTGGTTCATCCAGGAACTGTGTTTCGGAGTATAGACAAAGCGGATCCGGTGGGAAGGGTCATGCAGGAAATCCGCTCGGCTTTCCATACTTTTAAGGATCCCTGTTTTCCCTTTTTTGCCCAGTTCCACGCCAAGGGCACAGGCTTCTGCCACAAAGCGGACAAGGGCTTCCGATTTATGGGTGTTTAGGCCATCGCATATAAATGTCCATGGGGCTTGCGGGTCTGTCCCTACCAATGCTTTCACGGCTTCCACAAAATCCTCTTCTGTGCGTGTGGAGTTTAAATACGGCATTTCCATACGGCCCGTTGCAACATCAAAGAACCCGATGAGGCTGGTCGTGCCATGGCGGATATACTCAAACTCCATTTTGGCGCACTGGCCGGGTAATGGGAGCTTGTCAGGATATTTATGTTCCAGCGCTTGTACCCCGGTCATTTCATCCGTGGAAACAATGTGTGCACCTTCCCGGCTTTGTTCCTGGGCACTCTGGTACAGGCCGCAGATTTCGTTTACTTTCCGCGCAAAAGATTCCGGGGCTTCCGTCTTTTCCGAAGAATGAAGCCAGTAACGGATTTTGTGGGGATGTAAATCTACCTCATTTTTAAAAAACGGCTGACAGATTTCTCAGAAATCTGTTCAGCGATCCCCTGCTTTTTAATTTCTGCCACTAACAGCGGGAGACTCCACTGGCTTACTTCGTACCCAAAATCATTTGGGCTGCTGCAGGCAAGGTCGATGATCCGCATGATCTGGTCCGGCGTAAAAACAGACGGGGCACCGGGGCGTTTTTTATCGGACAGGACTGCCCGTATCTCATCTTCAAGCTTTTTCGGGTCGTCCATTTCAATCCTCCGCAAGGCTGGGAGCGCCGCGAGGAACCGACTGCGCCAGGTGGCAACATTATTATAATGAAGCCCGACCTGTGGTGCAATATTCTGGTTGAGTTCCCCCTGTGACGCAAGCAGGACAATGCTGGCTCTTTTGACCAGTCCTGACGGAAGGGAGCGGCTTTTTGAAAAAGCAGATAATATGTTTTTCATGGCATCAGATAAAACCGGGATAGTATCAATTGTTTTCCTTCGCATAATAACCCATCCATTCTTTAGTGATAGAATTATTATGCACCGACTACAATAAAAAAGCAACGTCTATTCATTATTATTTTGGCAATGCTGTACTAGTCTGTCAACAGGCAGGTACCGGTGGAAATAGAAGATACCTCTGTAAAAGCCTGTCTTTCAAGCAAGAAATAATAATACAAAAAGCCCTGCGCGGCCTGCCCTTTTAAGGCAGCCCATGCAGGACTTATAAAACAACGGATTACATACCCGTACCATAAATCATATTCGGCAGGAACAGCACCAAATCCGGGAAGAATACGCAGATAGCCAGCGTTGCCAGGATAGCTATGAACAACGGCAGCGAATACTTCGTGGTCTCCTGCACCGAACAGTCCATGATATTGGAACAGGTGTACAGTGCAACTCCAACCGGAGGCGTGGAACAGCCCATGGTAAC is a window of Enterocloster clostridioformis DNA encoding:
- a CDS encoding ABC transporter ATP-binding protein produces the protein MDKQKKGVRLEHISKIYTDPKTGKEFYAVQDTTLDIEPGSFVTLLGPSGCGKTTTLRMIAGFESPDEGDIYLGDEAINALTPNKRDTAMVFQSYALLPHYNVFDNVAYGLKIRKLPKEEIYERVMSILKLVEMEGMESRMTNQLSGGQQQRVALARALVIEPSVLLFDEPLSNLDAKLRVTMRTEIRKIQQKVGITAIYVTHDQSEAMSISDKIIIMSKGKVEQIGTPREIYYHPNSRFVADFIGEANFLEAKVRSASGEKAVIDVVGQELTVNNFAKAGPGDDAVLVIRPEGATLAEQGLLEGTVTLSTFMGSYQYYQVMVGNMEIQITDYNPVNRRIYEVGEKAYLDFDPKGVYIL
- a CDS encoding ABC transporter permease; the protein is MARKQSADLERKKFFSDPILVSMIVVLLVFLALFILYPLLMLLVDSFYSEGKITLEVFGRVLSLERFQKAFKNTLVLGMITGIASTAIGLLFAYVEVYVKLKTKVLEKLFAMVSMLPVVSPPFVLSLSMIMLFGRSGIITRSLLGIYDSNVYGLKGIAIVQTLTFFPVCYLMLKGLLKNIDPSLEEATRDMGATRWKVFTSVTFPLLLPGLGNAFLVTFIESVADFANPMLIGGSYDTLATTIYLQVTGAYDSTGAAAMSVVLLSLTVVLFLIQKYYLEKKTAATLTGKASRMRMLIEDKSVTVPLTIFCGAVSVFVMLMYIMVPFGALFTLWGRDYSLSLKWFQYMFKTSGLKAFKDSFVLSLIAAPLTAFLSMVISYLVVKKRFKAKGFIEFVSMLAMAVPGTVLGIGYIRGYANGLFRTGVMSGLYGTGLILIIVFIVRSLPTGTRSGISALRQIDKSIEESAYDMGANSAKVFMTVTLPLIKDSFFSGLVTAFVRSITAISAIILLVTPDFLLITCQINEQAEKGNYGVACAYATVLIIITYGAVLIMNTLMKFFGVSRKIKQE
- a CDS encoding ABC transporter substrate-binding protein, which translates into the protein MKKKLALLLACSMALSLTACGGGNKAAETTAAPETTTAAATEAAKEESRDDAAETTAAEAAGGDMDALIKAAKAEGELTVYGSCEEEYLSAACQNFEKLYGIKTKYQRLSTSEVYTKISEEAGKPSADVWFGGTTDPYNEAVADGLLMEYDAINAKNLIGDQYKDPTNCWYGIYKGILGFMVNTEELDRLGLEAPKTWDDLTKEEYKGLIMLSNPNTAGTAKLLINTMVQMKGHDEAMEYFKVLDKNISQYTKSGSGPSKMVGPGECVIGIGFLHDGIYQILQGYDNIQLIVPEDGTSFEVGATAIFNGCAHPNAAKLWIEYALSPDCVDHAKENGSYQFLVLSNATQPEEATKFGLDMNNTIDYDFEDAKENSAKYVEDFFAALGSSSDSADSSRFLTE
- a CDS encoding sensor histidine kinase produces the protein MREIGRLRLKFIIYNMLVVTAVIGITFCAVTSVVKHRVNDQGSLALSRVVSGEEQSLIFAAMSPARIPFVTVLVGEDGAVTLGEGYDAYWEPEYLEQMAVLGMTGEEDMGILDAYHLRYLRISQPAGHMIAFADTTYEDSLRNGVMKYGAMACVAIWLGFFALSYFFSRWAVKPVEESVRMQKQFVADASHELKTPLTVITANAELLQERYAGISAEADKWMEHVNQECREMRSLVESLLLLARNDSCVPGKGEFTRFSLSDLVMEKILIFEPVFYQEEKVLEYKIEDDVLMMGNPSRMGQLIKALMDNAVKYSVPRGRAEVRLEPAGRNRARLWVCSQGEPIPEDKRTLIFRRFYRDDSARSSTNGYGLGLAIAAETARSHRARIGVEYRDGMNCFYVTVKRKRA
- a CDS encoding response regulator transcription factor, coding for MRVLIVEDNRRLAESIRDILKHWYDCDICGDGTTGCWLLKDGGYDAAVLDLMLPGMDGITLLREARKMGCQVPVLILTAKSELEDRVTGLESGADYYLTKPFDMQELLAVMKTILRRRGEMIPESLNLGNISLSQADYTLRGPGKSIQLGKKEYDIMRILMVNRDMVVSKETLLSRVWGNDAEAVENNVEIYISFLRKKLDFLKADVMIVTIRKLGYRIVEKNSREVL
- a CDS encoding ABC transporter permease — translated: MVVSIKRKIKDSFLSEGNSGKNMSDGGARVRPCKGMGGMTALYRKEMSDHIRSKRFLIVLGLILLTSCASIYGALTSLSDAIASDASYIFLKLFTLSGSSIPSFTSFIALLGPFVGLSLGFDAINSERSEGTLNRLVAQPVYRDAVINGKFLAGATIIFIMVFSMGLIAGAVGLLATGVPPAAEEAGRVLVLLFFTSVYICFWLALSILCSVLCRHAATSAMIVIALWIFFALFMTLVVSIVANALFPMGQTASAGQILDNYSCQMSLNRLSPYYLYSEAVSTIMNPMVRSTNIILPQQLSGAITGYLSLGQSCLLVWPHLTGLLALTAVVFAASYISFMRREIRSR
- a CDS encoding ABC transporter ATP-binding protein, whose protein sequence is MDNEEEMMIWTEHLSKSYGEKEAVCDLTLEIRRGEIFGLLGPNGAGKTTTTLMLLGLTEPTGGSAYIDGKDCARQAIEVKRMVGYLPDNVGFYSDMTGRENLRFTGQLNGLPGDVTDRRIEELLEKVGMTEAADQKAGTYSRGMRQRLGIADVLMKDPKVVIMDEPTLGIDPEGMRELMTLIRGLAEDDKRTILISSHQLYQIQQICDRVGLFVEGRLIACGRIDELAGQIRREGHYALEAAAFPDDSGFEELLRSLGNVEQVERSGDFYVVHSRADLCRELNRRALEKGYTLRHLRQRGNDLDEIYRRYFEKGEQKNGGLNQKKNKGFLSFGREQR